In Centropristis striata isolate RG_2023a ecotype Rhode Island chromosome 15, C.striata_1.0, whole genome shotgun sequence, a genomic segment contains:
- the LOC131986240 gene encoding V-set and immunoglobulin domain-containing protein 10-like 2: MTLMGVHWVLNVSPYSEVVYRDSSVYGVVGKAVILECGPTLPDMYLWSFTKPGTDGIKAVVYDLGKGQKIQKLAKTLGQITVISKSAALSIEKLPRAAHGLFTCQAFYDIVGEPKVYYYYVHLTVRVPVSKPYLLMSDASPVEGSTMWMRCNLDNGTGPIQYVWQHEIRKGNISIITDFAKSNTSAINVTEVNRNHTGWYRCVASNPVNSERSNRLWLDTIFGPDIPQIDVTPYSVTERGYSALERETVSLLCQAQSNPISQYVWYYNNSMVYSGPQFTITKILRMHTGEYACLAQNSYLNTRSKKTISLTVYYGKEYPPGGSPSCSVEPALNHTTLRLLCSWPGGFPSPSLHWSGHLKRAGQAEADTGQQTNPLTNTAILLPSESLKSNNSLFSCIGSHVALKQSSECITRSYVPPAEPECLAYVTNNKEYLMLSCSWDGGAPKALVWWEGPGGYVKGGEENSNILILRYGTARSGKPYTCHAKHPLLAQTKTCRLTLEAPVLLTQRRVVSVYEGSDVQLTCNLRANYLPATEIAWFNNQGVGVRDTFKYSLLRTSAWANLTVRDTDETQDSGEYRCSTSNAVGGTEINVTLVIKRHPMPPNVTLVKVMYNSRHRNEVELEWQVENEEGGGWTGFILQHRWMSERPGRRGSNNDSKEETEERISPIVWYRNIIEDPEVRSHTVGRLTPTVTYQFRITPVNHRTVGHPSAAKTPAESRYNVYPAVIGAAIGGMLIAAIITALLLVYIIRNRNNNPRLHDMLFGLQHSQSRENINFPEDEVVGRSEGGIEEIGESSSPGPTMALPRAASPLTTSPLSATPTISQAPPPGEEPVSVTITVKATGS, from the exons ATGACCCTGATGGGTGTTCATTGGG TGCTGAATGTCAGTCCCTACTCAGAGGTGGTGTACCGGGACTCCAGTGTGTACGGGGTGGTGGGCAAAGCGGTGATCTTGGAGTGCGGCCCCACCTTACCTGACATGTACCTATGGAGCTTCACCAAGCCCGGAACTGATGGTATAAAAGCTGTGGTGTACGATTTGGGGAAAGGACAGAAAATCCAGAAGCTGGCCAAGACGCTTGGGCAGATCACGGTCATCTCAAAAAGCGCAGCTTTAAGCATTGAAAAACTGCCTCGGGCTGCACACGGTCTGTTCACCTGCCAGGCTTTCTATGACATAGTAGGGGAGCCCAAAGTCTACTACTACTATGTTCACCTCACTGTCCGAG TTCCCGTCAGTAAGCCTTACCTCCTGATGAGCGATGCGTCTCCAGTGGAAGGGTCGACAATGTGGATGCGATGCAATCTGGACAATGGGACCGGACCAATCCAGTATGTGTGGCAGCATGAGATCCGCAAGGGCAACATCTCCATCATCACAGACTTTGCAAAGAGCAACACCAGCGCTATCAACGTGACAGAGGTCAACCGCAACCACACTGGCTGGTACCGCTGTGTGGCCAGCAACCCTGTCAACAGTGAGAGGTCTAACCGGTTATGGCTGGACACCATCT TTGGACCGGACATCCCTCAGATAGATGTGACTCCGTACAGTGTAACAGAGCGGGGATATTCAGCcctggagagagagactgtTTCTTTACTGTGTCAAGCCCAGTCCAACCCGATCAGTCAGTACGTCTGGTACTACAACAACTCCATGGTCTACTCCGGGCCGCAGTTTACCATCACCAAGATCCTCCGTATGCACACTGGCGAATACGCCTGCTTGGCACAGAACTCCTACCTCAACACCCGCTCCAAAAAAACCATCAGCCTGACTGTCTACT ATGGCAAAGAGT ACCCACCTGGTGGCTCCCCCTCCTGTTCTGTGGAGCCGGCTCTGAATCACACTACTCTGAGGCTGCTCTGCTCCTGGCCTGGCGGattcccctccccctccctccactGGAGCGGACACCTGAAGCGAGCAGGCCAAGCCGAGGCTGACACAGGGCAGCAAACCAATCCACTGACCAACACTGCCATCTTGTTGCCGTCTGAAAGCCTGAAGTCCAACAACAGCTTGTTTTCTTGCATTGGTTCCCACGTGGCGCTCAAACAATCTTCAGAGTGCATCACACGTTCAT ATGTTCCTCCTGCAGAGCCGGAGTGTTTAGCCTATGTGACTAACAATAAAGAGTATCTAATGCTGTCCTGCTCCTGGGATGGAGGGGCCCCAAAAGCTCTGGTTTGGTGGGAGGGCCCTGGTGGCTACGTCAAAGGAGGTGAAGAAAACTCCAACATCCTGATTCTTCGCTACGGCACCGCCCGCAGTGGGAAACCCTACACCTGCCACGCTAAGCATCCACTTCTGGCCCAAACCAAAACCTGCAGGCTCACACTTG AGGCTCCTGTACTGCTGACACAGCGCAGAGTTGTGTCTGTATATGAAGGGAGTGACGTTCAGCTGACCTGCAACCTGAGAGCAAACTACCTTCCCGCCACTGAAATCGCCTGGTTTAACAATCAGGGTGTGGGCGTCCGAGACACCTTCAAGTACTCGCTGCTGCGAACATCTGCATGGGCCAATCTGACTGTGAGAGACACAGATGAGACTCAAGACAGCGGCGAGTACAGGTGCTCCACTTCAAACGCAGTGGGAGGAACTGAAATCAATGTCACTTTAGTGATCAAGA GGCACCCCATGCCACCCAATGTGACCCTGGTCAAAGTGATGTACAACAGCCGTCATCGTAATGAGGTGGAGCTGGAGTGGCAGGTAGAAaatgaagaaggaggaggatggaCAGGTTTCATCCTGCAGCACAGATGGATGTCTGAGCGACCGGGAAGGAGAGGCAGCAACAACGATTCAAaggaggagacggaggagaggatcAGTCCGATAGTCTGGTACCGTAATATCATCGAGGACCCAGAAGTCAGGAGTCATACAGTAGGGAGACTGACACCAACCGTTACCTACCAGTTCCGCATCACACCTGTCAACCACCGCACCGTCGGACACCCTTCTGCAGCAAAGACTCCAG CGGAATCACGCTACAATGTGTACCCTGCTGTGATCGGAGCAGCTATAGGCGGGATGCTCATCGCAGCTATCATCACAGCGCTGCTGCTCGTGTACATAATCCGCAACCGCAACAACAATCCTC GACTACATGACATGCTGTTTGGTTT gcAGCACAGCCAGTCGAGGGAAAACATCAACTTCCCGGAGGACGAAGTGGTAGGCAGGTCAGAGGGAGGAATAGAGGAGATTGGTGAATCATCCAGTCCAG